Proteins from one Embleya scabrispora genomic window:
- the sbnA gene encoding 2,3-diaminopropionate biosynthesis protein SbnA, with amino-acid sequence MPVISASHEFEVSDLFVNLQPLFGRRLFLKVEGFNFAGSIKLKAAREMVAQAEAAGVLGPGSTLVESSSGNMGVALSVLAANRGFRFLCVTDSRCNEVTRRTMESYGAEVHVVTEPHETEGFLGARIRYVQALLAADDKKVWLNQYLSPGNWMAHYRTTAPAIARQFPDLNVLFIGAGTTGTLMGCARYFRERRPSVRVVAVDSVGSVTFGRPAATRHIPGLGTSVRPPLLDESLVDAAIHVEEADTVRTCRELTRHGFLFGGSTGTAVSGALHWLDEHYGNGTAGVPDQVTAVTISPDLGERYMETVYRDDWVRDSIGPVGLTAGVEYADIGSGFPAGLETISG; translated from the coding sequence GTGCCGGTTATTTCCGCGTCACATGAATTCGAGGTCAGCGACCTCTTCGTGAATTTACAGCCGCTCTTCGGGCGCCGTCTCTTTCTGAAGGTCGAGGGATTCAACTTCGCCGGATCGATCAAGCTGAAGGCGGCCCGTGAGATGGTCGCGCAGGCGGAGGCCGCGGGTGTCCTCGGCCCCGGCTCGACCCTGGTGGAGTCCTCGTCCGGGAACATGGGCGTCGCCCTGAGCGTGCTCGCCGCGAACAGGGGCTTCCGGTTCCTGTGCGTGACCGACTCGCGGTGCAACGAAGTGACCCGGCGCACCATGGAGTCCTACGGCGCCGAGGTCCACGTCGTCACCGAGCCGCACGAGACCGAGGGCTTCCTCGGCGCGCGGATCCGGTACGTCCAGGCGCTGCTCGCCGCCGACGACAAGAAGGTCTGGCTCAACCAGTACCTGAGCCCGGGCAACTGGATGGCCCACTACCGGACCACCGCGCCGGCCATCGCCCGCCAGTTCCCCGACCTGAACGTGCTGTTCATCGGCGCCGGCACCACCGGCACCCTGATGGGCTGCGCCCGCTACTTCCGGGAGCGGCGCCCGTCGGTGCGCGTGGTCGCCGTCGACAGCGTCGGCTCCGTCACCTTCGGGCGCCCCGCGGCCACCCGGCACATCCCGGGCCTGGGCACCAGCGTGCGCCCGCCGCTCCTGGACGAGTCCCTGGTGGACGCCGCGATCCACGTCGAGGAGGCGGACACCGTCCGCACCTGCCGCGAGTTGACGCGCCACGGGTTCCTGTTCGGCGGCTCCACCGGAACCGCCGTGAGCGGAGCGCTCCACTGGCTCGACGAGCACTACGGCAACGGCACCGCCGGCGTGCCCGACCAGGTGACCGCCGTGACCATTTCGCCGGACCTGGGCGAGCGCTATATGGAGACCGTTTACCGCGACGACTGGGTGCGCGATTCGATCGGCCCGGTGGGTCTCACGGCCGGCGTCGAATACGCGGACATCGGGTCCGGATTCCCCGCCGGACTCGAAACGATTTCCGGCTGA
- a CDS encoding non-ribosomal peptide synthetase — protein MAKNRGTVLPLTAAQAEIWFDERFATGPLAYNMADYIELRGPLDVELLVQAMHRLADEAEGVRAQFLEEDGVPGQIIRPLAQLPLKILDFSEKAEPLAAAERWMRADHAEPLKVTDFPLYRGALIKLGPEHHLLYLCMHHILIDGYSRVLLYPRLAELYTRLAAGTADSTADPGAIPAFHRLLDAEREYRDSTLVERDRTYWTQRLTSGAHGPAPELVSLSEQEPAPGRGALRHTSRLSREATDALRALAQDGKVTMPVLMVAAMAAYTQRVTGVAGPLLTLPVTGRVGAISRQIPGMLANYLPLAVRVSPEMTRTQLLRRAWVEVASALKHQRYRGDRIRRDIGLRTDDQRAFGPFINVLNQDPELAFSDDCRGLVVNLSTGIVKDLIMTVLNTADGTMELHLDGNPELYDSAELATHLARFEAFLAALAAMPADQPLGRVGLGATGEPLGLLGEWDPTAEGEADEGLVERIRAVASDTPDAVAVSDGAESVTYRELVTRVAGVSVRLAEAGVSAGSVVAMFADPGVPFVVGVLGVLGAGGAYLPLDPAAPTARNGALLRDSGTGHLLVGAGYEASAAELAGSVTTAPVTVVGLADVPTSGELPACVGGGSDLAYVMFTSGSTGRPKGAMVQRSGMLNHLWAKVADLDLAAGETVVQNAPLTFDVSVWQMFAPLVVGGRVRVCGTDMAADPTALFAMVRDERVAVLEVVPSLLRAALDAWDIEGLAPELPDLRWLMTTGEALPVDLCRRWHARHPKIPLMNAYGPTECSDDVTHAVITASDTLDLRVPIGTAVRNTRLYVLGDELRPVPVGVPGELYVGGAGVGRGYLHDPARTAATFVVDPFVGGGARMYRTGDRVVQRADGQLEFIERRDHQIKIRGRRVETGEIEAAIRSLDTVADAAVAVLPDASGNPRLVGYLTGPGVDAGRIRAELAQLLPAYMIPASWVVLDAMPLTSNGKLDRKALPAPAVADRDAVRGPRTENERLLCGILAEVLGLTDVGIDDDFFTLGGDSIRSIQLVSRARKAGLALTTRDIFTHKTAAALAQAAGRIDTEAASGAGAGADDEGSGPYELTPIMAQLHDDSGSLTGPVVKYSQHVVVRVPAALDVDRLDAALHALVDHHDALRTRATEPAPGLWQTEVLEPGALSDERLVRAVAGLGSGADAEDVLGYTERQAAAARARLDPAGAVMLQAVLVGAGSDADTAWLVLCAHHLVIDGVSWRILLPDLAAAYEALAAGRAPALDPVGTSYRSWSKRLAEQARTQVRGPELALWQHILAGPDPLVGTHRLDPATDVYGTRRTLRLELGPEVTGPLLTDVPAAFHAEVNDVLLTGLALAVADWRRRHGHAQYAQTLIELEGHGREQLGDDLDLSRTVGWFTSAFPVRLDPGALDWDEVWVGGPALSTALKRIKEQLRALPDRGVGYGLLRYLNPHAARALAGRNRPQIGFNYMGRFDTRDTRLWEPIAGNGVVGTGAHPGMPLPHLLDVTPATEDRHDGPHLIANWAWAGRTVAEEDAQDIAQTWFRALELLARHAGAPGAGGLTPSDLPLVRPAQDEIEEYEADFARTGTVLVDVLPLTPLQQGMLFHADYDTAGATEAEGDADAVDVYTLQIVADIEGYLDPAVLRAAGQALLDRHPNLRASFRARAGGAPVQLIPRHAELPWRDIDLTDLPEFARAAELDRIADAERARRFDLAAPPLLRFTLVTHGEDRHRFIWTSHHILVDGWSMPLLVRELFTLCATGADVALSTDPAPYRSYLAWLTAQDREAAKAAWHAVLADVAEPTLLVPGDRDHAPMLPDSVRAEVPRELTAALSGWARAQGLTLNIVVQGCWALLLGRLTGRRDVVFGAVTSGRPAEVPDVESMIGMFLTTVPVRARLHPGATLTELLHALQDQQTALLPHEHLGLAEIHKAAGLSGEVFDTVVLFENFPLDENGLDTGADDLRVVRAEARDARHHPLSMVVFPGDALSLRLDYAPDRFTRADVERTAVIFQHLLRTVAERPELPLAHVDVTAPATAAGPGTPGELGGLLGEWDPSITEESLGVVERVRAVAARIPDETAVSDGTTSLTYGELVAAAGGMSVRLVEAGVSAGSVVAMFADPGVPFVVGVLGVLGAGGAYLPLDPDAPAARNASLLGDSGAGHLLVGAGYETPGAELAGSTTTVTVVDLENAPIPDELPPCVGAGSDLAYVMFTSGSTGRPKGAMVQRSGMLNHLWAKVADLDLAAGETVVQNAPLTFDVSVWQMLAPLVVGGRVRVCGTDMAADPTALFALARDERVAVLEVVPSLLRAALDAWDVEGAAPELPDLRWLMTTGEALPVDLCRRWHARHPKIPLMNAYGPTECSDDVTHAVITASDTLGSRVPIGTAVRNTRLYVLGDELRPVPVGVPGELYVGGAGVGRGYLHDPARTAATFVVDPFVGGGARMYRTGDRVVQRADGQLEFIERRDHQIKIRGRRVETGEIEAAIRSLETVTDAAVAVLPDASGNPRLVGYLTGPGMDVERVRGELAQVLPAYMIPASWVVLDAMPLTSNGKLDRKALPAPAVADRDAVRGPRTENERLLCGILAEVLGLTDVGIDDDFFTLGGDSIRSIQLVSRARKAGLALTTRDIFTHKTAAALARIAVEQEQDGPERAAVEPEGSLISLSDEELADLEFELNEELS, from the coding sequence ATGGCAAAAAACCGGGGCACTGTCCTTCCGCTCACCGCGGCGCAGGCCGAGATCTGGTTCGACGAGCGGTTCGCCACCGGGCCACTGGCCTACAACATGGCGGACTACATCGAACTGCGTGGGCCACTCGACGTCGAGTTGCTCGTACAGGCGATGCATCGCCTCGCCGACGAGGCCGAGGGAGTGCGCGCGCAGTTCCTCGAAGAGGACGGCGTGCCAGGGCAGATCATTCGTCCACTCGCTCAACTCCCGCTCAAGATCCTCGATTTCAGCGAAAAGGCCGAACCGCTCGCCGCCGCCGAGCGGTGGATGCGCGCCGACCACGCCGAACCACTGAAGGTCACCGACTTCCCGCTGTACCGCGGCGCGCTGATCAAGCTGGGGCCCGAACACCACCTGCTCTACCTGTGCATGCACCACATCCTCATCGACGGCTACAGCCGCGTGCTCCTCTACCCGAGGCTCGCCGAGCTCTACACCCGGCTCGCCGCCGGCACGGCCGATTCGACGGCGGACCCCGGCGCCATCCCGGCGTTCCACCGCCTCCTGGACGCCGAGCGCGAGTACCGCGACTCGACGCTGGTCGAGCGCGACCGTACCTACTGGACGCAGCGCCTGACCTCCGGCGCGCACGGGCCGGCGCCCGAACTCGTCTCCCTGTCCGAACAGGAGCCCGCCCCCGGACGCGGTGCGCTGCGCCACACCTCCCGGCTCTCCCGCGAGGCCACCGACGCGCTGCGCGCCCTCGCCCAGGACGGCAAGGTCACCATGCCCGTCCTGATGGTCGCCGCGATGGCCGCCTACACCCAGCGGGTCACCGGTGTCGCCGGGCCGCTGCTCACCCTGCCGGTGACCGGTCGTGTCGGTGCCATCAGCCGGCAGATCCCCGGCATGCTCGCCAACTACCTGCCGCTGGCCGTGCGGGTGAGCCCGGAGATGACCCGCACCCAACTGCTGCGCCGGGCCTGGGTGGAGGTGGCGAGCGCGCTCAAACACCAGCGCTACCGCGGCGACCGCATCCGCCGCGACATCGGCCTGCGCACCGACGACCAGCGCGCCTTCGGGCCGTTCATCAACGTGCTCAACCAGGACCCGGAGCTCGCCTTCTCCGACGACTGCCGCGGCTTGGTGGTCAACCTGTCCACCGGCATCGTCAAGGACCTCATCATGACGGTCCTGAACACGGCCGACGGCACGATGGAGCTCCACCTCGACGGCAACCCCGAGCTGTACGACTCCGCGGAACTCGCCACCCACCTCGCCCGTTTCGAGGCCTTCCTGGCCGCGCTCGCCGCCATGCCCGCCGACCAACCGCTCGGCCGGGTCGGCCTGGGCGCGACCGGTGAGCCGCTCGGTCTGCTCGGCGAGTGGGACCCCACCGCCGAGGGGGAGGCGGACGAAGGGCTCGTCGAACGCATACGTGCCGTGGCGTCGGACACGCCGGATGCCGTGGCCGTGTCCGACGGCGCCGAGAGCGTCACCTATCGCGAGCTGGTTACGCGCGTCGCAGGCGTCTCCGTCCGGCTTGCCGAGGCCGGGGTGTCGGCGGGTTCGGTGGTGGCGATGTTCGCCGATCCCGGGGTGCCGTTCGTGGTGGGGGTGTTGGGTGTGCTGGGGGCGGGTGGCGCGTATCTGCCGCTCGATCCGGCCGCGCCGACCGCCCGCAACGGCGCGCTGCTGCGGGACAGCGGCACCGGCCATCTGCTCGTGGGCGCGGGATACGAGGCATCCGCGGCCGAACTGGCCGGCTCGGTGACCACCGCCCCGGTCACGGTCGTGGGTTTGGCGGACGTGCCGACCTCCGGCGAACTGCCGGCCTGCGTCGGCGGCGGGTCGGATCTGGCGTACGTGATGTTCACGTCGGGCTCCACCGGTCGTCCCAAGGGCGCCATGGTGCAGCGTTCCGGGATGCTCAACCACCTGTGGGCCAAGGTCGCCGATCTCGATCTCGCGGCCGGTGAGACGGTCGTGCAGAACGCGCCGCTGACGTTCGACGTGTCGGTGTGGCAGATGTTCGCCCCGCTGGTGGTCGGCGGTCGCGTCCGGGTGTGCGGCACCGACATGGCGGCCGACCCGACCGCGCTGTTCGCCATGGTTCGCGACGAACGCGTCGCGGTCCTGGAGGTCGTTCCCTCGCTGTTGCGCGCGGCCCTGGATGCCTGGGACATCGAGGGCCTCGCCCCCGAACTTCCCGATCTGCGGTGGCTGATGACGACGGGTGAGGCGTTGCCGGTCGATCTGTGCCGGCGCTGGCACGCCCGGCATCCGAAGATCCCGCTGATGAACGCGTACGGGCCCACGGAGTGCTCGGACGACGTGACGCATGCCGTGATCACCGCCTCCGACACGCTGGACCTCCGGGTGCCGATCGGTACGGCCGTGCGCAACACCCGCCTGTATGTGCTGGGTGACGAGCTCCGGCCGGTTCCGGTCGGTGTGCCGGGCGAGTTGTATGTGGGTGGCGCCGGTGTGGGGCGCGGTTACCTGCACGATCCCGCCCGTACCGCCGCCACGTTCGTCGTCGATCCCTTCGTGGGCGGCGGTGCCCGGATGTACCGCACCGGCGACCGGGTCGTGCAACGCGCGGACGGGCAGCTGGAGTTCATCGAGCGCCGCGATCACCAGATCAAGATCCGCGGCCGGCGTGTGGAGACGGGTGAGATCGAGGCCGCCATTCGCTCCCTGGACACGGTCGCCGATGCCGCCGTCGCGGTGCTGCCCGACGCGTCCGGGAACCCCCGCCTGGTCGGCTACCTCACCGGGCCCGGCGTGGACGCCGGCCGGATCCGCGCCGAACTGGCCCAGCTCCTGCCCGCGTACATGATTCCCGCGTCCTGGGTGGTGCTGGACGCGATGCCGCTGACCTCGAACGGCAAGCTCGACCGCAAGGCGCTGCCCGCGCCCGCGGTGGCGGATCGGGACGCCGTGCGCGGCCCGCGCACCGAGAACGAGCGGCTGTTGTGCGGCATCCTCGCCGAGGTCCTGGGCCTGACCGACGTCGGCATCGACGACGACTTCTTCACCCTGGGCGGCGACAGCATCCGCTCGATCCAACTCGTCAGCCGCGCCCGCAAAGCCGGCCTCGCCCTCACCACCCGCGACATCTTCACCCACAAGACGGCCGCCGCCCTCGCCCAGGCGGCGGGCAGGATCGACACCGAGGCCGCGAGCGGCGCCGGCGCGGGTGCGGACGACGAGGGCAGCGGGCCGTACGAACTCACGCCGATCATGGCCCAGTTGCACGACGACAGCGGCAGTCTCACCGGGCCGGTCGTCAAGTACAGCCAGCACGTCGTGGTGCGCGTACCCGCCGCGCTCGACGTCGACCGGCTCGACGCGGCCCTGCACGCCTTGGTCGACCACCACGACGCGCTGCGCACCCGGGCCACCGAACCGGCCCCGGGGCTGTGGCAGACGGAGGTCCTGGAGCCGGGCGCGCTCTCCGACGAGCGCCTGGTCCGCGCCGTTGCGGGCCTCGGCAGCGGCGCGGACGCCGAGGACGTCCTCGGGTACACCGAGCGGCAGGCGGCCGCGGCCCGCGCCCGGCTCGACCCCGCCGGCGCCGTCATGCTTCAGGCGGTGCTGGTCGGCGCGGGATCCGACGCCGACACCGCCTGGCTGGTGCTCTGCGCCCACCACCTCGTCATCGACGGCGTGTCGTGGCGCATCCTGCTACCCGACCTGGCCGCCGCCTACGAGGCACTCGCCGCCGGCCGCGCGCCGGCCCTCGACCCCGTCGGCACCTCGTACCGCAGCTGGTCGAAACGGCTCGCCGAGCAGGCCCGCACCCAGGTGCGCGGCCCCGAACTCGCCCTGTGGCAGCACATCCTGGCCGGACCCGACCCGCTGGTCGGCACCCACCGGCTCGATCCCGCCACGGACGTGTACGGCACCCGGCGCACCCTCCGCCTCGAACTGGGGCCCGAGGTCACCGGGCCGCTGCTCACGGACGTGCCCGCGGCCTTCCACGCGGAGGTCAACGACGTCCTGCTCACCGGCCTCGCGCTCGCCGTCGCCGACTGGCGCCGGCGGCACGGCCACGCCCAGTACGCGCAGACCCTCATCGAGCTGGAGGGCCACGGCCGCGAGCAACTCGGCGACGACCTCGACCTGTCGCGCACCGTCGGCTGGTTCACCAGCGCCTTCCCGGTGCGCCTCGACCCCGGCGCGCTCGACTGGGACGAGGTGTGGGTGGGCGGCCCCGCCCTGTCCACGGCCCTGAAGCGGATCAAGGAACAGCTGCGCGCGTTGCCCGACCGCGGCGTCGGCTACGGCCTGCTGCGCTACCTCAACCCGCACGCCGCCCGCGCCCTCGCCGGCCGAAACCGGCCGCAGATCGGCTTCAACTACATGGGCCGCTTCGACACCCGGGACACCCGGCTGTGGGAGCCCATCGCCGGCAACGGCGTCGTCGGCACCGGTGCGCACCCGGGCATGCCGCTGCCGCACCTGCTCGACGTCACCCCGGCGACCGAGGACCGCCACGACGGACCGCACCTGATCGCCAACTGGGCCTGGGCGGGCCGGACCGTGGCCGAGGAGGACGCCCAGGACATCGCGCAGACCTGGTTCCGCGCCCTGGAACTGCTCGCCCGGCACGCCGGCGCGCCGGGCGCGGGCGGCCTCACCCCGTCCGATCTGCCGCTGGTGCGGCCGGCGCAGGACGAGATCGAGGAGTACGAGGCCGATTTCGCGCGCACCGGAACCGTCCTCGTGGACGTCCTGCCGCTCACCCCGCTGCAGCAGGGCATGCTCTTCCACGCCGACTACGACACCGCCGGCGCGACGGAGGCCGAGGGCGACGCGGACGCCGTGGACGTCTACACCCTGCAGATCGTCGCGGACATCGAGGGCTACCTCGACCCCGCCGTGCTGCGTGCCGCCGGCCAGGCGCTGCTCGATCGGCATCCGAACCTACGCGCCTCGTTCCGGGCCCGCGCCGGCGGCGCACCCGTACAGCTCATCCCGCGGCACGCCGAACTGCCCTGGCGGGACATCGACCTGACGGATCTTCCGGAGTTCGCGAGGGCCGCCGAACTGGACCGGATCGCCGACGCCGAGCGCGCCCGTCGCTTCGACCTCGCGGCCCCGCCGCTGCTGCGCTTCACGCTGGTCACCCACGGCGAGGACCGGCACCGCTTCATCTGGACCAGCCACCACATCCTGGTCGACGGCTGGTCGATGCCGCTGCTGGTACGGGAGCTGTTCACGCTGTGCGCGACCGGCGCGGACGTCGCGCTGTCGACCGACCCGGCCCCGTACCGCTCCTACCTCGCCTGGTTGACCGCGCAGGACCGGGAGGCGGCCAAGGCGGCCTGGCACGCGGTGCTGGCCGACGTGGCCGAACCCACGCTGCTCGTTCCGGGTGATCGCGACCACGCCCCGATGCTGCCCGACTCGGTACGGGCCGAGGTGCCCCGTGAGCTGACGGCCGCCCTGTCCGGGTGGGCGCGCGCACAGGGGCTGACCCTCAACATCGTGGTGCAGGGCTGCTGGGCGCTGTTGCTCGGCCGGCTCACCGGCCGCCGGGACGTCGTCTTCGGCGCCGTCACCTCCGGCCGACCCGCCGAGGTCCCGGACGTCGAGTCGATGATCGGCATGTTCCTCACCACCGTGCCGGTGCGCGCCCGGCTGCACCCCGGCGCCACCCTCACCGAACTGCTGCACGCTCTCCAGGATCAGCAGACCGCGCTGCTCCCGCACGAACACCTGGGCCTTGCCGAAATCCACAAGGCCGCCGGGCTCTCCGGCGAGGTCTTCGACACCGTGGTGCTCTTCGAGAACTTCCCACTGGACGAGAACGGCCTCGACACCGGCGCCGACGATTTGCGTGTGGTGCGCGCCGAGGCCAGGGACGCCCGCCACCATCCGCTGAGCATGGTGGTCTTCCCCGGCGACGCCCTGAGCCTGCGTCTGGACTACGCGCCCGACCGATTCACCCGGGCCGACGTCGAGCGGACCGCGGTGATCTTCCAGCACCTGCTGCGCACGGTCGCGGAGCGGCCCGAACTGCCGCTCGCCCACGTCGATGTGACCGCCCCGGCGACCGCGGCCGGGCCCGGAACCCCCGGTGAGCTGGGTGGGCTGCTCGGCGAATGGGACCCGTCGATCACCGAGGAGAGTCTCGGCGTCGTCGAGCGGGTACGGGCGGTGGCCGCCCGCATCCCCGACGAGACCGCCGTGTCGGACGGCACCACATCGCTCACCTACGGGGAACTGGTCGCCGCGGCCGGTGGGATGTCCGTCCGGCTTGTGGAGGCCGGGGTGTCGGCGGGTTCGGTGGTGGCGATGTTCGCCGATCCCGGGGTGCCGTTCGTGGTGGGGGTGTTGGGTGTGCTGGGGGCGGGTGGCGCGTATCTGCCGCTCGATCCGGATGCGCCCGCCGCCCGCAACGCCTCCCTGCTCGGAGACAGCGGCGCCGGCCATCTGCTGGTGGGCGCGGGATACGAGACGCCGGGGGCCGAGTTGGCCGGCTCGACAACCACCGTCACGGTCGTCGACCTGGAGAACGCGCCGATCCCGGACGAGCTTCCGCCGTGTGTCGGTGCCGGGTCGGATCTGGCGTATGTGATGTTCACGTCGGGCTCCACCGGTCGTCCCAAGGGGGCGATGGTGCAGCGGTCGGGCATGCTCAATCATCTCTGGGCCAAGGTTGCCGATCTCGATCTCGCGGCCGGTGAGACGGTCGTGCAGAACGCGCCGCTGACGTTCGACGTGTCGGTGTGGCAGATGCTGGCCCCGCTGGTGGTCGGCGGTCGGGTCCGGGTGTGCGGCACCGACATGGCGGCCGACCCCACCGCGCTGTTCGCCCTGGCCCGAGACGAACGGGTCGCCGTGCTGGAGGTCGTTCCCTCCCTGCTGCGGGCGGCCCTGGACGCGTGGGATGTCGAGGGTGCAGCTCCGGAACTACCGGATCTGCGGTGGCTGATGACGACGGGTGAGGCGTTGCCGGTCGATCTGTGCCGGCGCTGGCACGCCCGGCATCCGAAGATCCCGCTGATGAACGCGTACGGGCCCACGGAGTGCTCGGACGACGTGACGCATGCCGTGATCACCGCCTCCGACACCCTCGGGTCGCGGGTGCCGATCGGTACGGCCGTGCGCAACACCCGCCTGTATGTGCTGGGTGACGAGCTCCGGCCGGTTCCGGTCGGTGTGCCGGGCGAGCTTTACGTGGGTGGCGCCGGTGTGGGGCGTGGTTACCTGCACGATCCCGCGCGTACCGCCGCCACGTTCGTCGTCGATCCCTTCGTGGGCGGCGGTGCCCGGATGTACCGCACCGGCGACCGGGTCGTGCAACGCGCGGACGGGCAACTGGAGTTCATCGAGCGCCGCGATCACCAGATCAAGATCCGCGGCCGGCGCGTGGAGACGGGTGAGATCGAGGCCGCCATTCGCTCCCTGGAGACGGTGACCGATGCCGCCGTCGCGGTGCTGCCCGACGCCTCGGGCAATCCCCGACTGGTGGGTTATCTCACCGGGCCCGGGATGGACGTGGAGAGGGTGCGCGGGGAACTCGCGCAGGTGTTGCCCGCGTACATGATTCCCGCGTCCTGGGTGGTGCTGGACGCGATGCCGCTGACCTCGAACGGCAAGCTCGACCGCAAGGCGCTGCCCGCGCCCGCGGTGGCGGATCGGGACGCCGTGCGCGGCCCGCGCACCGAGAACGAGCGGCTGTTGTGCGGCATCCTCGCCGAGGTCCTGGGGCTGACCGATGTCGGCATCGACGACGACTTCTTCACCCTGGGCGGCGACAGCATCCGCTCGATCCAACTCGTCAGCCGCGCCCGCAAAGCCGGCCTCGCCCTCACCACCCGCGACATCTTCACCCACAAGACGGCCGCCGCCCTGGCACGGATCGCCGTCGAACAGGAACAGGACGGTCCCGAACGCGCCGCCGTGGAGCCCGAGGGCAGCCTGATCTCCCTCTCCGACGAGGAACTGGCCGATCTCGAATTCGAGTTGAATGAGGAATTGTCGTGA